The following proteins are encoded in a genomic region of Maribacter hydrothermalis:
- a CDS encoding MerR family transcriptional regulator, producing MQIDLPEKRYYGIGEVARAFGVNASLIRFWEKEFDVLQPKKNAKGNRKFTPQDIKNLQLIYHLVKERGFTLDGARIHLKEEKQKTLSNFDIIQKLERVKAELNKIKDQL from the coding sequence ATGCAGATAGACCTTCCAGAAAAAAGATATTATGGCATCGGTGAAGTGGCCCGAGCATTTGGAGTCAACGCCTCATTGATTCGCTTTTGGGAAAAAGAATTCGACGTGCTCCAGCCTAAAAAAAATGCAAAAGGCAATAGAAAATTTACGCCGCAAGACATTAAAAATCTTCAATTAATTTATCATTTGGTAAAAGAAAGAGGCTTTACACTCGACGGAGCTAGAATTCACCTTAAAGAAGAAAAACAAAAAACACTTTCCAATTTTGATATTATTCAGAAACTGGAGCGAGTAAAAGCAGAATTGAATAAAATAAAAGACCAATTATAA
- a CDS encoding TPM domain-containing protein has protein sequence MSKVEDFLTASEEQEIVQAILEAEKNTSGEIRVHIEAHTRKEHYERAKEVFHLLKMDNTKQENGVLIYVAVNDKKFVICGDKGIDHVVPKDFWQTTKNSIQTHFEKGAFKDGLVAGIIKAGEELRTHFPWQSDDTNELSNEISKG, from the coding sequence ATGTCAAAAGTAGAAGACTTTTTAACAGCATCGGAAGAGCAAGAGATAGTACAAGCTATTCTTGAAGCAGAAAAAAATACTTCTGGCGAAATTAGGGTGCATATTGAAGCTCACACGCGTAAAGAACATTACGAACGTGCAAAAGAGGTATTCCATTTATTAAAAATGGATAACACCAAACAAGAAAATGGTGTATTGATCTATGTAGCCGTAAACGACAAAAAATTTGTTATTTGTGGCGATAAAGGAATAGACCATGTTGTACCCAAAGACTTTTGGCAAACTACTAAAAATAGCATCCAAACACATTTTGAAAAAGGAGCGTTTAAAGACGGACTTGTAGCTGGAATAATAAAAGCTGGAGAAGAATTAAGAACTCATTTTCCTTGGCAATCTGATGACACCAACGAACTAAGCAATGAGATATCTAAAGGTTAG
- a CDS encoding M23 family metallopeptidase — MSKVKYYYDPDTLSYRKIEPEKSKRYRNITLFVLGSCLFGLLGLILLLNTNVVNTPRELSLSREVKNYELQYELLNKKMEQIEEVLGNIEERDNNIYRLYFEANPIPDEQRKAGFGGINRYKSLEGFNNSEMIVSTTKRLDIIKKQMTIQSKSLDEITKLAEEKEKLLMSIPAIQPINNEDLTRMASGYGWRSDPFTKARKMHYGMDFTAPKGTPIYASGDGKVTRADNNSSGYGKHIRIEHGYGYLSLYGHLSEYNVKPGQKVKRGDLIGFVGSTGRSEAPHLHYEVWKENDRINPINFYYGSLSPEEFENMLKFANQENQSLD; from the coding sequence ATGTCTAAGGTAAAATACTATTACGACCCAGACACGCTGTCGTACCGCAAAATAGAACCCGAAAAATCTAAACGTTATAGAAATATAACATTGTTTGTTTTGGGATCTTGCCTATTTGGACTTTTAGGGTTAATTCTTCTTTTGAACACCAATGTTGTCAATACGCCAAGAGAGCTTTCTCTTTCTCGTGAAGTAAAAAATTACGAGCTTCAATATGAATTGTTGAATAAAAAAATGGAACAGATTGAAGAAGTTTTAGGAAATATTGAAGAACGGGACAATAATATTTACCGCCTATATTTTGAAGCAAACCCAATACCCGATGAACAACGTAAGGCAGGTTTTGGGGGAATAAATCGCTACAAATCATTAGAAGGCTTTAACAATTCTGAAATGATCGTTTCAACCACAAAAAGGTTAGACATCATTAAAAAACAAATGACTATACAGTCTAAATCTTTAGATGAGATAACCAAGCTAGCCGAAGAAAAAGAAAAACTATTAATGTCTATACCTGCTATTCAACCCATTAACAACGAAGACCTTACACGTATGGCTTCTGGTTATGGATGGAGGTCCGACCCTTTTACAAAGGCTAGAAAAATGCATTATGGCATGGATTTTACTGCACCAAAAGGCACTCCAATTTATGCTTCAGGTGACGGTAAAGTTACACGCGCCGACAATAACTCATCCGGTTACGGCAAACATATTCGTATTGAACATGGCTATGGATATTTGAGCCTATATGGGCATTTAAGCGAATACAATGTAAAACCAGGCCAAAAAGTTAAGCGTGGAGATTTAATTGGCTTTGTAGGCAGTACCGGAAGGTCAGAAGCACCACACTTACATTATGAAGTTTGGAAAGAAAATGACAGAATTAACCCTATTAATTTCTACTATGGCAGTTTATCGCCTGAAGAATTTGAGAATATGTTGAAATTCGCTAATCAAGAAAACCAATCTTTAGATTAA
- the alaS gene encoding alanine--tRNA ligase, with protein MNSKDTRKQFLNFFKDKGHKIVPSAPMVIKDDPTLLFTNAGMNQFKEYFLGISQSKNARVVDTQKCLRVSGKHNDLEEVGKDTYHHTMFEMLGNWSFGDYFKEDAINWAWELLTDVLKIDKDSLYVSIFEGSNDADQLEMDHEAFELWNKIVPVDRIIKGNKKDNFWEMGDQGPCGPCSEIHVDIRSKEEKAKVSGASLVNQDHPQVVEIWNLVFMQYNRKANGSLESLPAKHVDTGMGFERLCMVLQGVQSNYDTDIFTPIIREIETITNSDYGKNEEVDIAIRVISDHIRAVSFSIADGQLPSNTGAGYVIRRILRRAVRYGFTFLNTKEPFMFRLVKVLTGSLGDAFPELKEQKQLIENVIKEEEYSFLKTLDQGLVLLDSIIANTKGETVDGGKAFELYDTFGFPIDLTALILSEKGYKLDEVGFDKAMQKQKNRSKSASEISKEDWEILQDDNEQEFVGYDMLDVEVKITKYRKVVSKKDGTQFQLVFNLTPFYAEGGGQVGDKGYLEDVHGDVVYITDTKKENNEIIHFAKNLPKHLGESFKAVVDKKQRSRTEANHTATHLLHQALREILGKHVEQKGSSVHSKYLRFDFSHFSKLTSDELREVENFVNARIDGQLQLQENRNVPMKDAIEEGAMALFGEKYGDAVRTIKFGQSIELCGGTHVKNTGDIWQFKIKSEGAVAAGIRRIEAITGDAVKDFHVDNDTLLTKIKDALGNSQDPVKSLVGLQEENSSLKKQVAELLKDKAKNLKGDLLQELEEVNGVQFLAKHIDLDAGGIKDLCFDIGSNKDNLFLLFGAEQDGKALLSCYVSKELVTAKGLNAGAIVRELGKYIQGGGGGQPFFATAGGKNPAGIAEALEKAKVYLTK; from the coding sequence ATGAACTCCAAAGATACAAGAAAACAATTTCTGAATTTTTTCAAAGATAAAGGTCATAAGATTGTGCCTTCCGCTCCAATGGTTATTAAAGATGACCCAACCTTACTTTTTACAAATGCTGGTATGAACCAGTTTAAAGAGTACTTTTTAGGCATAAGTCAGTCTAAAAATGCCAGAGTTGTTGATACACAAAAGTGTTTACGTGTTAGTGGCAAGCATAATGATTTAGAGGAGGTAGGTAAAGATACCTATCACCATACCATGTTTGAAATGCTTGGAAACTGGAGTTTTGGAGATTACTTTAAGGAAGATGCGATTAATTGGGCTTGGGAATTGCTAACGGATGTTCTTAAAATAGATAAGGATAGTCTTTATGTTTCTATTTTTGAAGGTAGTAATGACGCTGACCAATTAGAAATGGATCATGAAGCTTTTGAACTTTGGAATAAAATTGTGCCTGTAGATAGAATTATAAAGGGTAATAAAAAGGATAATTTTTGGGAAATGGGCGATCAAGGTCCATGCGGACCATGTTCTGAGATTCACGTAGATATTCGTTCAAAAGAAGAAAAAGCTAAAGTTTCTGGCGCTAGTCTTGTAAATCAAGATCATCCACAAGTAGTGGAAATCTGGAATTTAGTATTCATGCAATACAATCGAAAAGCCAATGGTTCCTTAGAAAGTTTACCAGCAAAGCACGTAGATACCGGTATGGGATTTGAACGTCTTTGTATGGTTTTACAAGGAGTACAGTCTAACTACGATACTGATATTTTTACTCCAATAATTCGGGAAATTGAAACGATTACAAATTCCGACTATGGCAAAAATGAAGAAGTTGATATTGCCATACGTGTTATTAGTGATCATATAAGAGCCGTATCTTTTTCAATTGCTGATGGGCAACTACCAAGTAATACGGGTGCAGGATATGTAATTAGAAGAATACTTAGAAGGGCTGTGCGTTACGGTTTTACGTTTTTAAATACAAAAGAGCCTTTTATGTTTCGTTTAGTTAAAGTACTAACTGGTTCTTTAGGCGATGCGTTCCCGGAACTGAAGGAACAAAAACAATTAATAGAAAATGTAATTAAGGAGGAGGAGTATTCTTTCTTAAAAACATTAGATCAAGGATTGGTATTGCTTGATAGTATTATAGCAAATACAAAAGGTGAAACTGTTGATGGAGGTAAAGCTTTTGAGTTATATGATACATTCGGTTTTCCTATAGACCTTACGGCTTTAATTTTAAGTGAAAAGGGATATAAATTAGATGAAGTTGGTTTTGATAAAGCGATGCAAAAGCAAAAAAATCGTTCCAAATCGGCATCAGAAATATCAAAAGAAGATTGGGAAATACTACAGGATGATAATGAACAAGAATTTGTTGGTTATGATATGCTAGATGTTGAGGTAAAGATTACAAAATATCGTAAAGTAGTTTCAAAGAAAGATGGCACTCAGTTTCAATTGGTATTTAACCTTACTCCGTTTTATGCCGAAGGTGGTGGTCAAGTAGGGGATAAAGGCTATTTGGAAGATGTTCATGGCGATGTGGTTTATATAACAGACACCAAGAAAGAGAATAACGAAATTATACATTTTGCAAAAAACTTACCAAAGCACTTAGGTGAGAGTTTTAAAGCCGTTGTAGATAAAAAACAACGTAGTAGAACAGAGGCGAACCATACGGCGACACATTTACTACATCAAGCATTACGAGAAATTCTGGGCAAGCATGTGGAGCAAAAAGGTTCTTCCGTGCACTCTAAATATTTACGATTCGATTTTTCTCATTTTTCAAAACTTACTTCAGATGAGTTAAGAGAAGTTGAAAACTTTGTAAATGCGCGTATTGATGGACAATTACAATTGCAAGAGAATAGAAATGTACCAATGAAAGATGCTATCGAAGAAGGTGCAATGGCATTGTTTGGTGAAAAATATGGCGACGCTGTACGTACCATTAAATTTGGTCAATCAATAGAATTATGTGGTGGTACACATGTTAAAAATACTGGAGATATCTGGCAGTTTAAAATTAAGTCAGAAGGCGCTGTAGCAGCAGGTATACGAAGAATAGAAGCAATTACAGGCGACGCGGTTAAAGATTTTCACGTTGATAATGATACCCTTTTAACTAAGATAAAAGATGCTTTAGGAAATTCGCAAGACCCTGTTAAAAGTTTAGTTGGTTTACAAGAAGAAAATAGTAGTCTTAAAAAGCAAGTTGCGGAGTTATTAAAGGACAAAGCAAAAAATTTAAAAGGCGATTTATTGCAAGAATTAGAGGAAGTAAACGGAGTGCAGTTTCTTGCTAAGCATATAGATTTAGATGCAGGCGGTATAAAAGACCTATGTTTTGATATAGGCAGTAATAAAGACAATTTGTTTTTGTTATTTGGAGCTGAACAAGATGGGAAAGCTTTATTATCCTGCTATGTGTCAAAAGAATTGGTAACTGCAAAAGGATTAAATGCAGGTGCAATTGTAAGGGAATTGGGTAAATATATACAAGGAGGTGGCGGTGGCCAACCATTCTTTGCAACAGCTGGTGGTAAAAATCCGGCAGGGATTGCTGAAGCTTTAGAAAAAGCCAAGGTTTACCTAACTAAATAA
- a CDS encoding LemA family protein, whose translation MKKGLIALIVIAVIAFGLYQWGVGFNNTAVALKETSTKTWANVESAYQRRNDLIGNLVKTVQGAADFERGTLTDVIEARAKATSVSIDPANITPEQLAQFNQAQSGLSSALSRLLVTVERYPDLKANQNFLELQSQLEGTENRINVARDRFNATVEPYNLHIKKFPNSILAGIFNFNELAYYKADAGSENAPDVNFDFD comes from the coding sequence ATGAAAAAAGGACTAATTGCATTAATCGTCATTGCTGTAATAGCATTTGGCTTATACCAATGGGGCGTAGGCTTCAACAACACTGCCGTAGCACTAAAGGAAACTTCTACCAAAACTTGGGCCAACGTAGAAAGTGCCTACCAACGTAGAAATGACCTTATTGGGAACTTAGTAAAAACCGTACAAGGTGCTGCCGATTTTGAAAGAGGAACGTTAACCGATGTTATCGAAGCAAGAGCAAAAGCAACTTCGGTTAGTATAGACCCAGCTAATATTACTCCAGAACAATTAGCTCAGTTTAACCAAGCACAAAGCGGTCTTAGCAGCGCATTAAGTAGATTATTGGTAACTGTGGAACGCTATCCTGATTTAAAAGCGAATCAGAACTTTCTTGAACTACAATCGCAATTAGAAGGCACAGAGAATAGAATCAACGTTGCTAGAGACAGATTCAACGCAACGGTAGAACCTTATAACCTACACATTAAAAAATTCCCTAATTCCATTTTAGCAGGTATCTTTAATTTTAATGAATTGGCATATTATAAGGCTGATGCAGGCTCTGAGAATGCACCAGATGTGAACTTTGATTTCGATTAA